A single window of Nicotiana sylvestris chromosome 5, ASM39365v2, whole genome shotgun sequence DNA harbors:
- the LOC104216601 gene encoding elongator complex protein 4: MASSRPRGSSFSRNISSAATSQIPGVKLGPNGTSFLSSGIPDLDQILGGGFTLGSLVMVMEDPEAPHHMLLLRNFMSQGLVHKQPLLYASPERDPRGFLGTLPSPMASKDEKPHERPAEQDSNLRIAWQYKKYLGEQNSEVQRGGKAEYCNDFDVRKPLERHFYSGQRVDCISLRDSPNLVPLLERCAAFSSQISKSDGNITCAGRIAIQSLCSPQCDFSDKDWDMLSFIRTLKGMIRSSGAVAVISFPPSLVSPTFLKRWQHLADTLISVKAIPDEHKELAKLLTGYQDMLGLLSVHKVARINTQVPAILEATTFSIKLRKRRALILECLNQAPVDGSSGSSYGTSSSCSGSSKTGNLDF; the protein is encoded by the exons ATGGCTTCAAGTAGGCCACGTGGCAGCAGTTTCTCTCGAAACATATCTAGTGCAGCTACATCTCAGATTCCTGGAGTAAAGCTTGGTCCAAATGGCACATCATTTCTTTCATCAGGCATACCAGATCTTGACC AGATTTTGGGAGGTGGCTTTACTTTGGGAAGCCTAGTCATGGTAATGGAAGACCCTGAGGCACCTCATCATATGCTTTTACTGAGAAATTTCATGTCTCAGGGCCTGGTTCACAAGCAACCCCTGCTTTATGCCAGCCCGGAAAGAGATCCACGAGGCTTTCTTGGAACTTTGCCTAGCCCAATGGCTTCTAAGGATGAGAAGCCTCATGAACGGCCTGCTGAACAG GATTCGAATTTAAGAATCGCTTGGCAATATAAGAAGTATTTGGGGGAACAGAATTCAGAGGTCCAAAGAG GTGGAAAAGCTGAATATTGCAATGACTTCGACGTGCGAAAGCCCCTGGAAAGGCACTTCTATAGTGGGCAGCGGGTTGATTGCATTAGTCTTCGAGATTCTCCCAATCTAGTGCCTCTACTGGAACGTTGTGCAGCCTTTTCATCTCAAATCTCAAA ATCTGATGGCAACATCACATGTGCCGGTCGTATTGCCATTCAGTCACTATGTTCTCCTCAGTGCGACTTCTCTGACAAG GATTGGGATATGCTTTCTTTTATAAGAACCTTGAAAGGTATGATTCGATCTTCGGGTGCAGTTGCGGTCATATCTTTTCCGCCCTCACTTGTCTCACCAACCTTTTTAAAGAGATGGCAGCATCTGGCTGATACCTTGATATCTGTCAAAGCAATTCCTG ATGAGCACAAGGAGTTGGCCAAGCTCCTCACTGGTTACCAAGATATGCTGGGCCTTCTGAGTGTACACAAAGTGGCTCGCATAAATACACAG GTCCCTGCAATTCTGGAAGCCACAACATTCTCAATAAAGCTGCGAAAGCGAAGGGCATTGATTTTAGAATGCCTTAATCAAGCCCCTGTTGATGGTTCAAGTGGAAGTTCATATGGTACTTCTAGTAGTTGTTCTGGAAGTTCTAAGACAGGGAACCTTGACTTCTAG
- the LOC104216599 gene encoding probable mannitol dehydrogenase, producing the protein MEKSPEELHPVMAFGWAARDTSGFLSSFKFSRRATGDKDVKLKLLYCGICHSDIHQLKNEWGSSLYPLVPGHEIVGEVTEVGIKVEKFKAGDKVAVGGYCGSCRSCENCTNDLENYCSKGIATYNAIYHDGTPTYGGYSNMIVVDEHFVFHVPENLPLATAAPLLCAGITMYSPLRYFGLDKPGLHIGVVGLGGLGHVGVKFAKAMGLKVTVISTSRNKQKEALERLSADSFLVSTDEDQLQAAMGTMDGILDTVSADHPIHPLIGLLKSHGKLIFLGAPEKPVELPVFPLLMGRKLVAGSGIGGMTETQEMLDFAAKHNITAEVEVIPMDYVNTALERLAKGDVKYRFVIDVAKTLKTE; encoded by the exons ATGGAGAAATCACCAGAGGAATTGCACCCAGTTATGGCATTTGGTTGGGCTGCTAGAGACACTTCTGGTTTCCTCTCCTCCTTCAAATTCTCCAGAAG GGCAACTGGTGACAAGGATGTTAAATTGAAGCTTCTTTACTGTGGTATCTGTCACTCTGATATTCATCAGTTGAAGAATGAATGGGGATCTTCTCTATATCCTCTGGTCCCTGG ACATGAGATCGTGGGCGAAGTAACTGAGGTTGGTATCAAGGTAGAGAAGTTCAAAGCCGGGGATAAAGTTGCTGTGGGAGGGTATTGTGGATCATGTCGATCTTGTGAAAACTGCACCAACGATCTTGAAAATTATTGTTCCAAGGGAATAGCCACCTACAATGCAATCTACCATGACGGAACACCAACGTATGGAGGCTACTCGAACATGATTGTTGTCGATGAACATTTCGTCTTTCATGTCCCAGAAAACTTGCCCCTAGCTACTGCAGCCCCTCTTCTTTGTGCTGGAATTACAATGTACAGTCCGTTGAGATACTTTGGACTAGACAAACCAGGCCTTCACATTGGTGTAGTAGGTCTAGGTGGACTTGGTCATGTTGGTGTCAAGTTTGCCAAAGCCATGGGGCTAAAGGTGACAGTAATTAGTACATCTCGAAATAAACAGAAGGAAGCTCTTGAGCGCCTCAGTGCTGATTCGTTTTTGGTCAGCACGGATGAGGATCAGCTGCAG GCTGCTATGGGCACAATGGATGGCATTCTTGACACAGTCTCCGCAGATCATCCCATACATCCATTGATTGGGCTATTGAAGTCTCATGGGAAGCTTATATTTCTTGGTGCACCTGAAAAACCCGTCGAGCTACCTGTCTTTCCATTACTTATGG GGAGGAAGCTTGTAGCTGGAAGTGGGATAGGAGGGATGACAGAGACACAAGAAATGCTTGATTTTGCTGCAAAACACAATATAACAGCAGAAGTTGAAGTCATTCCAATGGATTATGTAAATACTGCATTGGAGCGTCTCGCTAAAGGTGATGTTAAGTACCGTTTTGTCATTGACGTTGCCAAGACTCTTAAAACAGAATGA
- the LOC104216600 gene encoding probable mannitol dehydrogenase, whose product MEKSLEEVHPVKAFGWAAKDTSGLLSPFKFSRRETGDKDVKLKILYCGICHTDLHQVKNEWGFSQYPMVPGHEIVGEVTEVGSKVEKFKVGEKAGVGCLVGSCRSCENCTNDLENYCSKGIATYNAIYHDGTPTYGGYSDMIVVDEHFVIHVPENMPLAAAAPLLCAGITTYSPLRYFGLDKPGLHIGVVGLGGLGHVGVKFAKALGLKVTVISTSQSKQKEAIEHLGADSFLISTDPDQLQAAMGTMDGILDTVSADHPIHPLIGLLKSHGKLIFLGAPAKPVELPVFSLLMGRKLVAGSGIGGMKETQEMLDFAAKHNITADVEVIPMDYVNTAMERLAKADVKYRFVIDVAKTLKTE is encoded by the exons ATGGAGAAATCACTAGAGGAAGTGCACCCTGTTAAGGCTTTTGGTTGGGCAGCTAAAGATACTTCTGGGTTACTTTCCCCCTTTAAATTCTCCAGAAG GGAAACTGGGGATAAGGATGTGAAATTGAAGATTCTTTATTGTGGTATCTGTCATACTGATCTTCATCAAGTGAAAAATGAATGGGGATTTTCTCAATATCCTATGGTCCCTGG ACATGAGATTGTGGGTGAAGTAACCGAGGTTGGTAGCAAGGTGGAGAAATTCAAAGTTGGGGAGAAAGCTGGTGTGGGGTGTCTAGTTGGATCATGTCGATCTTGTGAAAACTGCACCAACGATCTTGAAAATTATTGTTCCAAGGGAATAGCCACCTACAATGCAATCTACCACGATGGAACACCAACGTATGGAGGCTACTCAGACATGATTGTTGTTGATGAACATTTTGTCATTCATGTCCCAGAAAACATGCCCCTAGCTGCTGCAGCTCCTCTCCTTTGTGCTGGAATTACAACCTACAGCCCATTGAGATACTTTGGACTAGATAAACCAGGTCTTCATATTGGTGTAGTAGGTCTTGGTGGACTCGGTCATGTTGGTGTCAAGTTTGCCAAGGCTTTAGGGCTAAAGGTGACGGTAATTAGTACATCTCAAAGCAAACAGAAGGAAGCCATTGAACATCTTGGTGCTGATTCGTTTTTGATTAGTACTGATCCGGATCAGCTGCAG GCTGCTATGGGCACAATGGATGGAATTCTTGACACAGTCTCCGCGGACCATCCCATACATCCATTGATTGGGCTATTGAAGTCTCATGGGAAGCTTATATTTCTTGGTGCACCTGCAAAACCTGTCGAGCTACCAGTCTTTTCATTGCTTATGG GGAGGAAGCTTGTAGCTGGAAGTGGTATAGGAGGGATGAAAGAGACGCAAGAAATGCTTGATTTTGCTGCAAAACACAATATAACAGCAGATGTTGAAGTTATTCCGATGGATTATGTAAACACTGCAATGGAGCGTCTTGCCAAAGCTGATGTTAAATACCGTTTTGTCATTGATGTTGCTAAGACCCTTAAAACAGAATGA